A genomic window from Anoplolepis gracilipes chromosome 6, ASM4749672v1, whole genome shotgun sequence includes:
- the LOC140667218 gene encoding phosphatidate cytidylyltransferase, photoreceptor-specific-like, whose translation MKQFSLFAWTHVALLIVVTQSYLIIQNIFEGLIWFIIPVNMIMVNDVMAYMFGFFFGQTLLIKLSPKKTWKGFIGGGISTVILGLMISYVMCQYRYFVYPIEYSEALGRMTMDCEPLSLFQLQEYTLPKSLQVISRMIIYLYLNGKSTLTLYPFLLHSLSMSVFNFVIGPFKGFFASGFKRAFKIKDFSDVIPGHGEIMDRFDCQYLMATFVNVYISSFIYTASPQKLLQQIK comes from the exons atgaagcaATTCTCTCTATTTGCTTGGACACATGTTGCATTACTTATTGTTGTGACACAGAGCTATctcattattcaaaatatatttgaaggaTTAATATG GTTCATTATTCCCGTTAATATGATTATGGTAAATGATGTGATGGCATATATGTTTGGCTTCTTTTTTGGACAaactcttttaataaaattatctccaAAAAAGACTTGGAAGGGCTTCATTGGTGGTGGTATCTCCACTGTCATACTTGGATTAATG ATATCTTATGTTATGTGCCAGTATCGCTATTTTGTCTATCCTATCGAATACAGTGAAGCTTTAGGAAGAATGACTATGGATTGCGAACCATTAAGTTTGTTCCAATTGCAAGAGTATACATTACCAAAAAGTCTTCAAGTGATATcaagaatgataatatatctttat TTAAATGGAAAGTCCACTTTGACGTTATATCCATTTCTTCTACATTCATTATCAATGTCAGTATTCAACTTTGTAATTGGACCATTTAAAGGATTTTTTGCTAGTGGATTTAAACGGGCGTTCAAAATTAAG GATTTCAGTGATGTAATTCCTGGTCATGGTGAAATAATGGACAGATTTGATTGTCAGTATTTAATGGCAACATTTGTGAATGTTTAcatttcttcatttatttatactgcATCACCTCAAAAGTTGTTGCAGCAGATAAAGTAA